The segment AACCTGCCGGCCTTTCATCACACTCATCTCATTTCCTCGAAATCTTAATCAGCAGCCGGAATCAAAACTGGGCCAGGATAATAGTAATATTGTCCGCGCCACCATAATGAAGCGCCTTGTCAAGCAAGACATGCACTGCCGCGTCGATGTCTTTGGATGAATTAATAATATATAAAAGGTCCTCCTGACGAAGATAACGGGTTAAGCCGTCGGTGCACAGCAAAAGGAGATCGTTTGCAACTACTTTATACCGGTAATGGTCCACCTCTACCGACTGTTCAGTTCCAAGCGCCCTGGTCAGCAAATTGCGCTGAGGGTGCTGCAGCGCCTGTTCTTCGCTAATCCCGCCGTTTCTTAGCAGTTCCTGCACCAGTGAATGATCTTGAGTCAATTGACGAATACTGCCCCGGCAAATCAAATACGCCCGGCTGTCGCCCACATGAGCGATAATCAGGTCATCCTCACGCTTCAAACAGGCGGTTATAGTTGTTCCCATGCCATGAAGTTCCTTATTACGGCCGGATAGTTCGAATACCGCAATATTGGCCAGTCTAACGGAATCAAGCAGGGCTTTCTCCGGTGATTCACCTTTTTTCAGCGAGCGGGCGAGCTCTTTTTCCAACGTTTGGAGAGCAAGGCCGCTGGCAACTTCACCCCCCTGGTGTCCGCCCATCCCGTCCGCAACTGCCAGTAATCCCATATCCGGCGATACAAGCAGGCTGTCTTCATTATCCTTCCGTGATAAACCCGTATCAGTGATCTGCGCCCACCTCATACCCCCACCTCACAAACTGAAAAATAACGCCACCGATTCTAATCTTATCTCCATTTGCCAACACAATCGGCTTATTCACCTGAATTTCGTTCAAGAAAGTGCCGTTGGTACTATGCAAATCCTCCAACCAGTACTGCCCTTCCTTAAAGTATATCCGCGCATGCCTGGCAGAAGCAAATGAAGCGGATATGACTATATCGCTCCGGTTGTCCCTGCCTATAAGCGTTTCCCTGTCGAAACCAAAAGTGCCGCCTGGTTTCAGTTCGGAAACAGAGCTTTCGACAACCACCAGTTCAACTTGACCGGTTCTTTCAAAAGAACGGGGTTCTTCTCTCTGCCGGCTGGGCAAACTGTCTTTAATCTGTTGTGACGATACTTCTTTTAAGTCGGTGATCATCCATTTGACCAGCCTGAAAATTGAAAGAATCAGCAACAATAAAAAAGCATACCTTAAAGTCATTATAAGTATATTAAGCATAGCTAATCCACCTTAAAGGCGCAGACTGTAGTGCCCATGGCTACTTCATCTCCCGGTTCAAGAACTTTTGACATAATTCTGAAACCATTCACCCATGTCCCGTTCGTACTCCCCAGATCGGTAATGGTAAACCTGCCCCGTATCCGTTCAAGCCGCGCCTGGCGTCTGGAAACACTGGAGTCGCTAAGGACGATATCGCACCCGGAATGCCGCCCGATAACCTGGGGAACCGTACTCAAATTAATGATTCTCCCTGTTTCCGGGCCGGCTATAACTTGCAGCCGGGCATAAACGGCAGGCGCTTTTTCCACAACAGTGACATCCTTGGTCAGGCGAAAAAGCTGGGTGTGCTCCAGCACCTCTTCATTCGTTTCAAGCGGTTCATTCTCCGGCAATTCCTCACTAAAGCCGGATTCTATTTTCATATACCCTATTTCCTCGATTTCTTCTCTGACAAAATCCACAACCGGCGGGCCGGCGAGGGTATATTTCTTTTCCCCGGCCTTCTGATTAACGTATTCTTGAAGTTCCTTGGATAATGATGAAGCTATCGTGGCAATATTATCGTAATCACTAGCGTTTAAGTAAACGGTAAATTTATTGGGCACGTAAATTTTATTGACACTTACCCGCCTGCGGTCCCTCATCTCCCTGGCCAGCCTTTTGGCTATCTCGGCAGGTTGGATGCGGCCTTTGAACTTATCTTTAAAAAACCCTTCGATATACTTTTCCAAACTGCCTTCCAAGCCGGAGAAAACACCCAAGAAGCTCACCTCCCGACCCGCTGTTTAAACAAAGCCTTTAACAGTTCCTTCACTTATTCTCAGGTTCACCAACTCTTTGAATCAGGCTGTAAAATCACCCTTTTGGCAAGAGCCCCTCCAACCTGATTAACTTTATTGCCGATGGTTTTTTGCCTTAACTGCCCGCAGGCGCCATCGATGTCCCCGCCGAGACTCCGGCGGACAGTCACGGATATGCCCATTTTCTCAAGAATGTTTTTAAATATGACAACCCCTCGTCTGGCAGGCGGCCGGACACCCCGTTCCGGCACCGGATTGGCCGGGATCAAATTAACGTGACAGAGCATCCCCGCCAGCAATGCGCCCAGCTCGGCAGCCAACTCACGGCCATCGTTAACCCCGGCAATAAGGGCATATTCAAAAGTAATCCGCCGGCCTGTCTTTATCGCGTATTCCCTGCAGGCCTCCATCAAAATTCGAAGCGGGTATTTCTTATTAACCGGCATCAACTCGTCCCGCAGAGCATCGTTCGGCGCGTGCAGCGACACCGCCAGGGTAATCGCCAGTTTTTCACCTGCAAGCTCCCTGATCCGGGGCGCCAGGCCGCAGGTAGAAACAGTTATATGGCGCTGGCCTATATTAAGGCCATAAGGAGCAGTGACGTTTTTTATAAAAGTAAGGGTGGCCTGATAATTGTCCAGAGGTTCGCCGGAACCCATGATCACCACATGGCTTACCCTTTCCCCGCTGTCCTTTTGCATGCCAAGGACTTGTCCGTAAATTTCACCTGAACTCAGGTTCCGGACAAAACCGCCCAGGCTTGAGGCACAGAGACGGCAACCCATCCGGCAACCGGCCTGGGTGGAGACACAGGCGGAGTTGCCATAGTTGTGTTTCATCAAAACACTTTCAACCGCTTGACCGTCACCCAGTTTGAAGAGATATTTTACTGTATCTCCACCCCGGGAAACCTGTTTTTTCATGACCTCAACGCGCCCAATCCCGGCGAAAGCAGCCAGCCGCTCGCGCATATCCCGGGGTAAGTTGGTCATTTCTTCAAGAGATCCGGCGCCTTTTTGAAAGACCCATTCCGCTATCTGTCTCGCCCGGTACACCTCTGCCCCCGTTTCCCGCATCAAACCGGCCAGTTCAGACAGGGCGAGGTCCCTCAAATCGATTTTGACCGACATTGAACCTGAACCTCTTTCTTAAATAAAACTATTCTCCATCATTTTGCCCTATCCCTTTTTTCTCATCCGGGATATAAAAAAGCCGTCCATCCCATGCCGGTGAGGCAGTATCTCCAAATAACCGGAATGCATAGTCCCTTGCTCGTCCAAACTAACGGGAAGATATGGGCGTAAATCTTCCGGAATAAAGTCCGGTTGACAGGCAAGAAAGTCTTCTATCTGGCCAAAATTCTCTTCACGGGTAATTGTGCAGGTACTGTATACAAGCACTCCGTTCTTTTTCAGACACCGGGCGGCGCTTTTTAATATCCCGGACTGAAGCCGAACAATGCCCGGAAGCTGGCCCGGCTCTTTGCGCCAGCGGGCATCAGGCCGGCGTCTCAGGACACCCAGGCCGGTGCAGGGTGCGTCAACCAGGATAAAGTCGGCCCACTCACGCAGTTGCTCCGGCAATCGCCCGGCATCCATCGCCAGACTCTTAACAATGTTTATCCCGAGGCGGCGGCAATTTTCTTCAATCAATGCGAGCTTGTGCGGGTGAATATCCACCGCCAGGATTTCGCCCCGGTTTTCCATCAGTTCAGCCAGATGGGTAGTCTTGCCGCCGGGCGCGCCGCAAGCATCCAGCACACGGGCGCCGGGCCGGGGCATTAAAGCCCTGCCGGCCAGCATGGAGCTTTCATCTTGTATCTGAAACAACCCTTCTTTAAAAGCGGTTAGTGAATTCAAAGAAAAGAAATCTTCGATATTAAGCCCTTCCGGAGCATAAGCGGTTTCGCGCACAGTCAAGCCGTCTTCCCTCAACCTGTTCGCGAGCTCGGCCCGCGTCAGCTTGAGATTATTTGTCCGCACCGTATTCGGCGCCGGCTCATTATTAGCCCGGCAAAGAGAGATCGTTTCTTCCTGGCCGAACCGCGCCAGCCAGCCTTCCACGAGCCACGCCGGGTGGGAATAGCGCAATGAGATATGGGCAACCGGGTCATCCGCCATTTCTGGAAACTTTATTTCTTTTATCTGCCTTGATACGTTGCGCAGCACCCCATTCACAAACTTCACCGAGCCGGCGTGTCCATGCCTGCGCGCCATCTCCGCTCCCTCATTGCAAGCGGCGGACGGTGGCACCCGGCTCATAAATATTAGCTGGTACACACCGAGGCGCAAGATATTGCGCAATATTACAGTCTGGGATTTTAGCGGCTTTTTAATGAATTGCGCCAGCACCCAGTCAAGAGTGTTGCGTGTCCGCAATGTTCCATAAGTTAATTCAGTGGCAAAAGCCCGGTCGAGCTTACCGGGCCGGTATCTTTCCAGGACCTGATTTAAGGCCAGATTGGCATACGCGCCGTCTTCCTCAACTGCTCTCAACACCTGCAGCGCCAATTCCCTGGCCGAAATTTGAGGCAACTGGATCCATCCTTTCGAATATTCACAAAATATTATTTTGTGAATATTCAGGTACTCAGAATTCAGGAGTCAGAATTCAGAATAATTCTTAAAAAATCATTTATTCTGACTCCTGACTTCTGACTCCTGCTTAGTTACTATATTTTTCTCACAGCTGTAAGCTCTAGCTTGCCAACTTGTCCCTCTGACTGATGAAAAAACAGATGGCTTCCTCCACTTTAGGCAATTTAACCTGGGTGTTGAAACATGGCCCGAAAGGCCGCTCGTTAGTAACTCCCAGCACCGGAATGGGGTTGGAGTCTTGAATGCCGCTGGTCAGATCACGCTCGCACGCTATAGCCACAATGCCGCGGGGATGGTACTCCCGGACAAATTTTCGGGCTAGCGTGCCTCCGGTGGCCATGCCTATGTTAAAGCCGTATTTGTCTCTTAAATTTAGAAGCTCACTGACAACACACCCTCCGCAGCGTTGGCAGTTATTGATATCAACAGTAATCTTGTGTGGACAGTCACTCTTTTGCAGACAGTGCGGCACCAGCAACAAGACCTGTCTCGGGAGCAGGTTGAGCACCTTAGATCTTACCAAGAAATTATTCACTTCAATAAATGAGTTCTTAATCCTGTCTTTTTCGATATGAAAAAAACGGCCGAGGACTAGCGCGAGTGGGAAGAAAATGTTTAAGGCCACCCGCATCGGGCCACGAAAGGCCGAGATGTCCCTCGCGTAAATAATGGTCAGGACAATACCTCCCACGCCAAAACCCGCCACTATGATCCCACCCAGCAAAGAAACGCCTAAAGTGAGCAAGAGCACCTGATCAAACAAACTTCTGACCGGGTTGGCCGTTATGTACCATATCGCCGTTAGAAGCAAGCAAGCCGCCAGCAGGCTGGCGCTCAACAGTCCGATAAACAACCTCTTCCGCACCGGGTTAAACGTTCCCGCTATCACCGCATACCGTCTCCTTCTCCGGAACATTTGAGAGGATCACACCCAATGGAGCCG is part of the Pelotomaculum isophthalicicum JI genome and harbors:
- a CDS encoding Stp1/IreP family PP2C-type Ser/Thr phosphatase; the protein is MRWAQITDTGLSRKDNEDSLLVSPDMGLLAVADGMGGHQGGEVASGLALQTLEKELARSLKKGESPEKALLDSVRLANIAVFELSGRNKELHGMGTTITACLKREDDLIIAHVGDSRAYLICRGSIRQLTQDHSLVQELLRNGGISEEQALQHPQRNLLTRALGTEQSVEVDHYRYKVVANDLLLLCTDGLTRYLRQEDLLYIINSSKDIDAAVHVLLDKALHYGGADNITIILAQF
- a CDS encoding FHA domain-containing protein, coding for MLNILIMTLRYAFLLLLILSIFRLVKWMITDLKEVSSQQIKDSLPSRQREEPRSFERTGQVELVVVESSVSELKPGGTFGFDRETLIGRDNRSDIVISASFASARHARIYFKEGQYWLEDLHSTNGTFLNEIQVNKPIVLANGDKIRIGGVIFQFVRWGYEVGADH
- a CDS encoding FhaA domain-containing protein; translated protein: MGVFSGLEGSLEKYIEGFFKDKFKGRIQPAEIAKRLAREMRDRRRVSVNKIYVPNKFTVYLNASDYDNIATIASSLSKELQEYVNQKAGEKKYTLAGPPVVDFVREEIEEIGYMKIESGFSEELPENEPLETNEEVLEHTQLFRLTKDVTVVEKAPAVYARLQVIAGPETGRIINLSTVPQVIGRHSGCDIVLSDSSVSRRQARLERIRGRFTITDLGSTNGTWVNGFRIMSKVLEPGDEVAMGTTVCAFKVD
- the rlmN gene encoding 23S rRNA (adenine(2503)-C(2))-methyltransferase RlmN translates to MSVKIDLRDLALSELAGLMRETGAEVYRARQIAEWVFQKGAGSLEEMTNLPRDMRERLAAFAGIGRVEVMKKQVSRGGDTVKYLFKLGDGQAVESVLMKHNYGNSACVSTQAGCRMGCRLCASSLGGFVRNLSSGEIYGQVLGMQKDSGERVSHVVIMGSGEPLDNYQATLTFIKNVTAPYGLNIGQRHITVSTCGLAPRIRELAGEKLAITLAVSLHAPNDALRDELMPVNKKYPLRILMEACREYAIKTGRRITFEYALIAGVNDGRELAAELGALLAGMLCHVNLIPANPVPERGVRPPARRGVVIFKNILEKMGISVTVRRSLGGDIDGACGQLRQKTIGNKVNQVGGALAKRVILQPDSKSW
- the rsmB gene encoding 16S rRNA (cytosine(967)-C(5))-methyltransferase RsmB, with amino-acid sequence MPQISARELALQVLRAVEEDGAYANLALNQVLERYRPGKLDRAFATELTYGTLRTRNTLDWVLAQFIKKPLKSQTVILRNILRLGVYQLIFMSRVPPSAACNEGAEMARRHGHAGSVKFVNGVLRNVSRQIKEIKFPEMADDPVAHISLRYSHPAWLVEGWLARFGQEETISLCRANNEPAPNTVRTNNLKLTRAELANRLREDGLTVRETAYAPEGLNIEDFFSLNSLTAFKEGLFQIQDESSMLAGRALMPRPGARVLDACGAPGGKTTHLAELMENRGEILAVDIHPHKLALIEENCRRLGINIVKSLAMDAGRLPEQLREWADFILVDAPCTGLGVLRRRPDARWRKEPGQLPGIVRLQSGILKSAARCLKKNGVLVYSTCTITREENFGQIEDFLACQPDFIPEDLRPYLPVSLDEQGTMHSGYLEILPHRHGMDGFFISRMRKKG
- a CDS encoding DUF116 domain-containing protein, with amino-acid sequence MIAGTFNPVRKRLFIGLLSASLLAACLLLTAIWYITANPVRSLFDQVLLLTLGVSLLGGIIVAGFGVGGIVLTIIYARDISAFRGPMRVALNIFFPLALVLGRFFHIEKDRIKNSFIEVNNFLVRSKVLNLLPRQVLLLVPHCLQKSDCPHKITVDINNCQRCGGCVVSELLNLRDKYGFNIGMATGGTLARKFVREYHPRGIVAIACERDLTSGIQDSNPIPVLGVTNERPFGPCFNTQVKLPKVEEAICFFISQRDKLAS